In Asticcacaulis sp. SL142, the sequence CCTTGACCAGAAGCTTTTGATCGGGACGCAGGCGCCAATCACCGGGGCGTGCCTGAATAAGCCCGATCAGGCCGCCGGGATTGGCAAAATGATTGTTGCGGAACGTGATTACAGCACCTTTTGGGCCAACATCGATCTTGGCAACATTGGCCTGACGGCAAAGGCCTTTGATGCCAACCACCTTAAGCAGTTGTTGCGCTTCATCCGGGATGGGGCCAAACCGGTCAATAAGCTCCGCCGCCAGAGCTTCCCGATCCTCCAGCTTTTCAGCTTCGGAAACGCGGCGATAGAGTGACAAACGAATATTGAGATCCGGAATATAGTTTTCGGGAATCATGACCGCCGCACCCGCGTTGATTTGCGGCGACCAGCCACGATCATCGGCAATGGTGTCACCTTTAGCTTTCAGCTCAGCCACGGCATCCTCAAGCATTTGCTGATAAAGCTCCACGCCAATTTCACGGATATGGCCGGACTGCTCGTTACCGAGCAAATTACCCCCACCACGAATATCGAGGTCATGACTGGCAAGCTGGAACCCGGCCCCAAGATTATCAAGGGATTGCAGCACTCTAAGCCGTTTCTCTGAGGCGACACTTAAGGTTTTGTTGGGCGGTGTTGTCAGATAAGCGAACGCACGCGTCTTGGATCTGCCCACCCGTCCACGGATTTGATATAGCTGGGCCAACCCAAACATATCAGCCCGATGAACAATCAAAGTGTTTGCCGTAGGGACATCAAGGCCGGACTCAACGATCGTGGTCGATACGAGTACATCATACTGCCCCTCATAAAAGGCCGTCATGACATCTTCCAACTGAGTCGGTGATAACTGGCCATGGCCGACAGTGAATTTGATCTCAGGCACCTGTTCCCGCAGGAAGGCCTGAATATCTTCCAAATCGCTTAAGCGCGGCACGACGTAGTATGCCTGCCCGCCACGGTATTTTTCCCGCAGCAATGCTTCGCGGATCGATACCTGATCAAACGGCAGGACATAGGTTCGCACCGCCAGCCGGTCGACAGGGGGCGTGGCGATAATTGACATTTCACGGATGCCGGACAAGGCCATTTGCAGGGTGCGCGGGATAGGCGTCGCTGATAGCGACAGCATATGAACATCTGCGCGCAGAGTTTTTAGCTTCTCTTTGTGCTTGACGCCGAAATGTTGCTCTTCATCAACAATTACAATGCCTAAATTTTTAAAGTTAACCTGTTCCGACAGAATAGCATGTGTCCCGATTACGATTTCAATCTCACCATTTTTCAGGCCCTCACGGGTTTCATCGGCGTCTTTGCGCGTGACCATACGCGACAAATGCCGCACCCTGACGGGCCAGCCCTGAAAACGCTGACTGAAGGTCTTGAAGTGCTGCCGCGCCAGCAATGTCGTCGGGCAAACTATGGCCACCTGCTGCCCTGACATAGCGACGACAAATGCGGCCCGCAGCGCCACTTCGGTCTTACCAAAACCAACATCACCGCAGATGAGCCTGTCCATAGGGTGACCCTTAGACAGGTCTTCGAGCACATCGGCAATGGCATTTAGCTGATCTTCGGTTTCCTCATACGGAAACTGAGCGCAAAACTCATCATAAAGCCCCGATGGCGGATCAATCTGAACCCCAATTTTTAGCGCTCTGGCCGCCGCCAATTGAATGAGTCCGTCCGCCATCTCACGCAGACGGTCTTTAGTCTTAGCCTTACGGGCCTGCCAACTGGCTGACCCCAGACGATCCAGTTGAGCGCTGTCACTATCCGCCCCATAACGGGTCAGAAGATCGATATTTTCAACCGGCAGATAAAGCTTAGCATCGCCAGCATATTGCAGTTCAAGGCAATCATGCGGTGCCTGATCTACAGTCAGCGTTTTCAAACCATCATAGCGGCCTATGCCATGTTCAATGTGGACGACCAGATCACCTTGAGACAAGGCTGAAGCTTCGGCCAGAAAGTTATTAGCTCTGCGTCGTTTACGTGGTCTTGCTAATCTATCACCTAAGATGTCTGTTTCAGCGATTATGGCCAGGGTTTCGGTTTCAAATCCCTGATCCAGCGGCAAAACGGCGCGTTGTACGGGCTTGGCTTTCGTGCCTGCAATGCCAAACGTCATGGCGTCAGTCCATGTCTTGGCCTGCCTGACAGTTCCCAAACCGTGATCACCTAACAAAGCGGAGAGCCGCTCAGATGACCCGTCGGTCCACGACGCAAAGATAACGCGCTTACCGGCTTTGGATAGCGCTTTGGCGTGATCGGCAACCGCCGTGAACAGGTTAACGCTGTCCTGCAGCCTTTCGGCCGCAAAACTGCGTCCGGGCCGTGCGCCCAGATCAATCACCCCGTTGCCTTCTCCGTGCGCAACCTCAAACCGTCGCATGCGGCACCGCGTCAGCGCCGAATTCCACTCACCAGCGGTTA encodes:
- the mfd gene encoding transcription-repair coupling factor — protein: MTDLAAISGNARQLTLSGCPSGFDSLILSDMVRSEGFGVFIARDYGRMNAVAEELSFYTPDLEVVKLPAWDCLPYDRVSPSGGLVAQRMASLTRLQAVAGQDKTATPLLLLTTAAAISQKVAPRQVTKDSFLSLRPGQTIDIAKLESYFARNGYNRVSTVSEKGEFAVRGGIVDVFSPSQDEPVRLDFFGDTLESLRTFDPETQRSLKTVHGLDFMAVSEVLLDESSIKRFRQGYLEAFGAAGDDPLYAAVSNGIRRQGMEHMLPLFYENLSSVFDYVPTGSLIFLDPLAEAAFEERQVSIEDAYQARKQASEQKGGASYRALPPGRLYLTAGEWNSALTRCRMRRFEVAHGEGNGVIDLGARPGRSFAAERLQDSVNLFTAVADHAKALSKAGKRVIFASWTDGSSERLSALLGDHGLGTVRQAKTWTDAMTFGIAGTKAKPVQRAVLPLDQGFETETLAIIAETDILGDRLARPRKRRRANNFLAEASALSQGDLVVHIEHGIGRYDGLKTLTVDQAPHDCLELQYAGDAKLYLPVENIDLLTRYGADSDSAQLDRLGSASWQARKAKTKDRLREMADGLIQLAAARALKIGVQIDPPSGLYDEFCAQFPYEETEDQLNAIADVLEDLSKGHPMDRLICGDVGFGKTEVALRAAFVVAMSGQQVAIVCPTTLLARQHFKTFSQRFQGWPVRVRHLSRMVTRKDADETREGLKNGEIEIVIGTHAILSEQVNFKNLGIVIVDEEQHFGVKHKEKLKTLRADVHMLSLSATPIPRTLQMALSGIREMSIIATPPVDRLAVRTYVLPFDQVSIREALLREKYRGGQAYYVVPRLSDLEDIQAFLREQVPEIKFTVGHGQLSPTQLEDVMTAFYEGQYDVLVSTTIVESGLDVPTANTLIVHRADMFGLAQLYQIRGRVGRSKTRAFAYLTTPPNKTLSVASEKRLRVLQSLDNLGAGFQLASHDLDIRGGGNLLGNEQSGHIREIGVELYQQMLEDAVAELKAKGDTIADDRGWSPQINAGAAVMIPENYIPDLNIRLSLYRRVSEAEKLEDREALAAELIDRFGPIPDEAQQLLKVVGIKGLCRQANVAKIDVGPKGAVITFRNNHFANPGGLIGLIQARPGDWRLRPDQKLLVKGEWENGAERLQAAERIMKELAALVA